A region of Amyelois transitella isolate CPQ chromosome 11, ilAmyTran1.1, whole genome shotgun sequence DNA encodes the following proteins:
- the LOC106135127 gene encoding large ribosomal subunit protein eL14 translates to MPFARFVEPGRVALVADGPLKGKLVSVVDVIDQTRALVDGPGSGVSRQQIRLNQLHLTKFRLKFPFTAPTRIVRKAWTEAKLNEKWTESQWSQKLANKEKRAQMTDYDRFKLTSARVKRNRARTAVFKSLKVKAARAGTFGKKKIPKTPAKKPRTKKPAAKKPAKK, encoded by the coding sequence ATGCCTTTCGCGCGATTCGTAGAACCAGGGCGGGTCGCCCTGGTAGCCGATGGTCCTTTGAAGGGAAAATTGGTCAGCGTGGTCGACGTCATTGATCAGACCCGAGCTCTTGTGGATGGACCCGGTAGCGGTGTGTCCAGACAACAAATCCGCCTAAACCAGCTTCACCTCACAAAGTTCCGCCTCAAGTTCCCCTTCACAGCTCCGACACGGATCGTCAGGAAAGCGTGGACAGAGGCCAAACTGAATGAGAAATGGACAGAAAGCCAATGGTCACAGAAACTGGCTAACAAAGAAAAACGGGCACAGATGACAGATTATGACAGGTTCAAACTAACATCAGCGCGTGTAAAGAGGAACCGTGCTAGGACTGCGGTATTCAAGAGTCTGAAGGTGAAAGCGGCGCGTGCTGGCACTTTTGGCAAGAAGAAAATCCCCAAAACTCCAGCAAAGAAGCCACGTACTAAGAAACCTGCGGCAAAGAAACCAGCAAAGAAGTAA
- the LOC106134905 gene encoding sperm-associated antigen 6 isoform X2: MAELATRATNVKCLESAGVLELLRPLLSDACSTVRQCAVVAAARLCEHDEDIARQMLNGGMLTITLENLNKYNVYYKRSALYLLRAVAKHNEELAGAIVRLGALEHIVSCLEDFDTQVKENAAWALGYIGKHNEQLAGLVVDAGTLPLLVLAFQEPEISLKQISAGALVDLAQHKPEAVVDAGAICHLVRGLENQDPKLKRSTLCALGAVAGARSELAEAVVAGGALPPALLHAGHDSAPVRRAAACLLRDIVKHSIDLAQLVVNTGGCGPLVELLNEPAGGARVPACMALGFIAGQSDQLAMAVIESKAIPGLVEILQNPEAEDAELCAAAWTIGHIAKHSPQHSLAIAVANALPRLLQLYTNPKSSGEVRARTSCALKQSLQCCLHRPALEPLLHAAPACILKYVLAQYAKILPNDARARRLFVTTGALKRVQEIDAVPGTSLKEYINIINSCFPEEIVRYYTPGYSDSLLDRVEAYTPQIPELFTDRVPSDCQSELTIENGK, translated from the exons ATGGCAGAGTTGGCTACGAGAGCTACTAACGTGAAATGTCTGGAAAGTGCTGGTGTCTTGG AACTCCTCAGACCGTTGCTGTCAGACGCGTGTAGCACAGTGCGGCAGTGCGCGGTGGTGGCGGCCGCGCGCCTTTGCGAGCACGACGAGGACATCGCCAGGCAGATGCTCAATGGCGGCATGCTCACCATCACGCTCGAGAACCTCAACAAGTATAAC gtttattataaaagatcTGCGCTGTACCTCCTAAGAGCGGTAGCAAA GCACAACGAAGAACTGGCTGGTGCCATAGTCCGTCTGGGCGCATTAGAACACATTGTTTCTTGTCTAGAAGATTTTGATACAcaa GTGAAAGAAAATGCAGCCTGGGCTTTAGGCTACATTGGGAAACACAATGAACAATTAGCCGGTCTGGTGGTGGACGCCGGTACCCTGCCGCTATTGGTGCTGGCCTTCCAGGAGCCAGAGATCAGCTTGAAACag ATATCTGCTGGTGCCCTGGTAGATCTGGCCCAGCACAAGCCTGAGGCGGTGGTGGACGCCGGTGCGATTTGCCATTTGGTGCGAGGACTGGAAAACCAAGATCCCAAGTTGAAG CGAAGCACGCTATGTGCGCTGGGCGCTGTGGCCGGCGCCCGCTCGGAGCTGGCGGAGGCGGTGGTGGCGGGCGGCGCGCTGCCCCCGGCGCTTCTACACGCAGGACACGACTCTGCGCCCGTAAGACGAGCCGCCGCCTGCTTGCTGAGGGACATCGTGAAACATTCTATTGAT TTAGCGCAATTAGTAGTGAACACTGGCGGCTGCGGGCCGCTGGTGGAGCTGCTGAACGAGCCGGCGGGAGGCGCGCGCGTGCCCGCGTGCATGGCGCTCGGGTTCATCGCCGGGCAGTCCGACCAGCTTGCCATGGCTGTTATTGAATCTAAG GCAATACCAGGTTTGGTGGAGATCCTGCAGAACCCGGAGGCGGAGGACGCGGAGCTGTGCGCCGCCGCGTGGACCATCGGCCACATCGCGAAGCACTCGCCGCAGCACAGCCTCGCCATCGCGGTGGCTAACGCCTTGCCTAGATTACTGCAG tTGTATACAAATCCAAAATCTTCGGGAGAGGTGCGTGCCCGAACATCCTGTGCATTGAAGCAATCTCTACAGTGTTGCTTGCACCGGCCAGCACTGGAGCCTTTGTTGCATGCTGCACCTGCTTGCATTCTCAAATATGTGCTAGCTCAGTATGCTAAG ATATTGCCTAATGATGCTAGAGCCAGAAGGTTATTCGTTACAACGGGTGCTTTGAAGAGAGTGCAAGAAATAGATGCGGTTCCAGGGACGTCGTTAAaagaatacataaatattataaacagcTGTTTTCCGGAAGAAATCGTTCG GTATTACACCCCTGGGTACTCGGATTCGCTGCTGGATAGAGTAGAGGCTTATACCCCGCAA atACCGGAGTTATTTACAGACAGGGTGCCCAGTGATTGTCAAAGCGAGTTAACTAtagaaaatggaaaataa
- the LOC106134905 gene encoding sperm-associated antigen 6 isoform X3, translated as MLNGGMLTITLENLNKYNVYYKRSALYLLRAVAKHNEELAGAIVRLGALEHIVSCLEDFDTQVKENAAWALGYIGKHNEQLAGLVVDAGTLPLLVLAFQEPEISLKQISAGALVDLAQHKPEAVVDAGAICHLVRGLENQDPKLKRSTLCALGAVAGARSELAEAVVAGGALPPALLHAGHDSAPVRRAAACLLRDIVKHSIDLAQLVVNTGGCGPLVELLNEPAGGARVPACMALGFIAGQSDQLAMAVIESKAIPGLVEILQNPEAEDAELCAAAWTIGHIAKHSPQHSLAIAVANALPRLLQLYTNPKSSGEVRARTSCALKQSLQCCLHRPALEPLLHAAPACILKYVLAQYAKILPNDARARRLFVTTGALKRVQEIDAVPGTSLKEYINIINSCFPEEIVRYYTPGYSDSLLDRVEAYTPQIPELFTDRVPSDCQSELTIENGK; from the exons ATGCTCAATGGCGGCATGCTCACCATCACGCTCGAGAACCTCAACAAGTATAAC gtttattataaaagatcTGCGCTGTACCTCCTAAGAGCGGTAGCAAA GCACAACGAAGAACTGGCTGGTGCCATAGTCCGTCTGGGCGCATTAGAACACATTGTTTCTTGTCTAGAAGATTTTGATACAcaa GTGAAAGAAAATGCAGCCTGGGCTTTAGGCTACATTGGGAAACACAATGAACAATTAGCCGGTCTGGTGGTGGACGCCGGTACCCTGCCGCTATTGGTGCTGGCCTTCCAGGAGCCAGAGATCAGCTTGAAACag ATATCTGCTGGTGCCCTGGTAGATCTGGCCCAGCACAAGCCTGAGGCGGTGGTGGACGCCGGTGCGATTTGCCATTTGGTGCGAGGACTGGAAAACCAAGATCCCAAGTTGAAG CGAAGCACGCTATGTGCGCTGGGCGCTGTGGCCGGCGCCCGCTCGGAGCTGGCGGAGGCGGTGGTGGCGGGCGGCGCGCTGCCCCCGGCGCTTCTACACGCAGGACACGACTCTGCGCCCGTAAGACGAGCCGCCGCCTGCTTGCTGAGGGACATCGTGAAACATTCTATTGAT TTAGCGCAATTAGTAGTGAACACTGGCGGCTGCGGGCCGCTGGTGGAGCTGCTGAACGAGCCGGCGGGAGGCGCGCGCGTGCCCGCGTGCATGGCGCTCGGGTTCATCGCCGGGCAGTCCGACCAGCTTGCCATGGCTGTTATTGAATCTAAG GCAATACCAGGTTTGGTGGAGATCCTGCAGAACCCGGAGGCGGAGGACGCGGAGCTGTGCGCCGCCGCGTGGACCATCGGCCACATCGCGAAGCACTCGCCGCAGCACAGCCTCGCCATCGCGGTGGCTAACGCCTTGCCTAGATTACTGCAG tTGTATACAAATCCAAAATCTTCGGGAGAGGTGCGTGCCCGAACATCCTGTGCATTGAAGCAATCTCTACAGTGTTGCTTGCACCGGCCAGCACTGGAGCCTTTGTTGCATGCTGCACCTGCTTGCATTCTCAAATATGTGCTAGCTCAGTATGCTAAG ATATTGCCTAATGATGCTAGAGCCAGAAGGTTATTCGTTACAACGGGTGCTTTGAAGAGAGTGCAAGAAATAGATGCGGTTCCAGGGACGTCGTTAAaagaatacataaatattataaacagcTGTTTTCCGGAAGAAATCGTTCG GTATTACACCCCTGGGTACTCGGATTCGCTGCTGGATAGAGTAGAGGCTTATACCCCGCAA atACCGGAGTTATTTACAGACAGGGTGCCCAGTGATTGTCAAAGCGAGTTAACTAtagaaaatggaaaataa
- the LOC106134905 gene encoding sperm-associated antigen 6 isoform X1, producing the protein MSHSMSSPRNIQLVFETYQKARLVFVQTMAELATRATNVKCLESAGVLELLRPLLSDACSTVRQCAVVAAARLCEHDEDIARQMLNGGMLTITLENLNKYNVYYKRSALYLLRAVAKHNEELAGAIVRLGALEHIVSCLEDFDTQVKENAAWALGYIGKHNEQLAGLVVDAGTLPLLVLAFQEPEISLKQISAGALVDLAQHKPEAVVDAGAICHLVRGLENQDPKLKRSTLCALGAVAGARSELAEAVVAGGALPPALLHAGHDSAPVRRAAACLLRDIVKHSIDLAQLVVNTGGCGPLVELLNEPAGGARVPACMALGFIAGQSDQLAMAVIESKAIPGLVEILQNPEAEDAELCAAAWTIGHIAKHSPQHSLAIAVANALPRLLQLYTNPKSSGEVRARTSCALKQSLQCCLHRPALEPLLHAAPACILKYVLAQYAKILPNDARARRLFVTTGALKRVQEIDAVPGTSLKEYINIINSCFPEEIVRYYTPGYSDSLLDRVEAYTPQIPELFTDRVPSDCQSELTIENGK; encoded by the exons ATGAGTCATTCCATGAGTAGTCCCAGAAACATCCAACTAG TATTTGAAACCTACCAGAAAGCTAGATTGGTTTTTGTCCAAACCATGGCAGAGTTGGCTACGAGAGCTACTAACGTGAAATGTCTGGAAAGTGCTGGTGTCTTGG AACTCCTCAGACCGTTGCTGTCAGACGCGTGTAGCACAGTGCGGCAGTGCGCGGTGGTGGCGGCCGCGCGCCTTTGCGAGCACGACGAGGACATCGCCAGGCAGATGCTCAATGGCGGCATGCTCACCATCACGCTCGAGAACCTCAACAAGTATAAC gtttattataaaagatcTGCGCTGTACCTCCTAAGAGCGGTAGCAAA GCACAACGAAGAACTGGCTGGTGCCATAGTCCGTCTGGGCGCATTAGAACACATTGTTTCTTGTCTAGAAGATTTTGATACAcaa GTGAAAGAAAATGCAGCCTGGGCTTTAGGCTACATTGGGAAACACAATGAACAATTAGCCGGTCTGGTGGTGGACGCCGGTACCCTGCCGCTATTGGTGCTGGCCTTCCAGGAGCCAGAGATCAGCTTGAAACag ATATCTGCTGGTGCCCTGGTAGATCTGGCCCAGCACAAGCCTGAGGCGGTGGTGGACGCCGGTGCGATTTGCCATTTGGTGCGAGGACTGGAAAACCAAGATCCCAAGTTGAAG CGAAGCACGCTATGTGCGCTGGGCGCTGTGGCCGGCGCCCGCTCGGAGCTGGCGGAGGCGGTGGTGGCGGGCGGCGCGCTGCCCCCGGCGCTTCTACACGCAGGACACGACTCTGCGCCCGTAAGACGAGCCGCCGCCTGCTTGCTGAGGGACATCGTGAAACATTCTATTGAT TTAGCGCAATTAGTAGTGAACACTGGCGGCTGCGGGCCGCTGGTGGAGCTGCTGAACGAGCCGGCGGGAGGCGCGCGCGTGCCCGCGTGCATGGCGCTCGGGTTCATCGCCGGGCAGTCCGACCAGCTTGCCATGGCTGTTATTGAATCTAAG GCAATACCAGGTTTGGTGGAGATCCTGCAGAACCCGGAGGCGGAGGACGCGGAGCTGTGCGCCGCCGCGTGGACCATCGGCCACATCGCGAAGCACTCGCCGCAGCACAGCCTCGCCATCGCGGTGGCTAACGCCTTGCCTAGATTACTGCAG tTGTATACAAATCCAAAATCTTCGGGAGAGGTGCGTGCCCGAACATCCTGTGCATTGAAGCAATCTCTACAGTGTTGCTTGCACCGGCCAGCACTGGAGCCTTTGTTGCATGCTGCACCTGCTTGCATTCTCAAATATGTGCTAGCTCAGTATGCTAAG ATATTGCCTAATGATGCTAGAGCCAGAAGGTTATTCGTTACAACGGGTGCTTTGAAGAGAGTGCAAGAAATAGATGCGGTTCCAGGGACGTCGTTAAaagaatacataaatattataaacagcTGTTTTCCGGAAGAAATCGTTCG GTATTACACCCCTGGGTACTCGGATTCGCTGCTGGATAGAGTAGAGGCTTATACCCCGCAA atACCGGAGTTATTTACAGACAGGGTGCCCAGTGATTGTCAAAGCGAGTTAACTAtagaaaatggaaaataa
- the LOC106135130 gene encoding DNA-directed RNA polymerase III subunit RPC7-like, with translation MAGRGRGRGAGLSFTQEQLQALGIGRGDNPSPILAPPPLFPKLEAKPLPLSYDAATDYMLIVKDQFIEYLHESPAYVKPKAETDGVERYSDKYKLLALNAKQGKVLDCVWSHLPAELRPQTGRVRVTRKRKLDDTKDIAKRLQTLESKELMEESSEVNKRAGNEDEIKKENEDENEEIEDEEEQEFELDDGTDYANNYFDNGEDYDEEDDNLDDGPVY, from the coding sequence atgGCTGGACGTGGTCGAGGAAGAGGCGCGGGCTTATCATTCACACAAGAACAGCTGCAGGCGTTAGGAATTGGTCGAGGCGATAACCCTTCACCTATTTTAGCGCCTCCACCCTTATTTCCAAAACTTGAAGCTAAACCTCTGCCTCTATCATACGACGCAGCAACAGACTACATGTTGATTGTTAAGGACCAGTTCATTGAGTACTTGCATGAGTCGCCGGCTTACGTGAAGCCAAAGGCGGAAACAGACGGTGTTGAACGTTATTCAGATAAGTATAAACTTTTAGCTTTAAATGCTAAGCAGGGGAAAGTATTAGATTGTGTGTGGAGTCATTTACCGGCAGAGCTAAGGCCGCAAACTGGTCGTGTCCGGGTGACGCGCAAACGAAAGTTAGATGATACAAAAGATATTGCCAAAAGGTTACAAACACTTGAAAGTAAAGAATTAATGGAAGAATCCAGTGAAGTTAATAAAAGAGCTGGAAATgaagatgaaataaagaaagaaaatgaggatgaaaatgaagaaatagAAGATGAGGAAGAACAAGAATTTGAGTTAGATGATGGCACAGACTATGCAAATAACTACTTTGACAATGGAGAGGATTATGATGAAGAGGATGATAATTTAGATGATGGCCCTGTATATTAA
- the LOC106135131 gene encoding uncharacterized protein LOC106135131 isoform X1, with amino-acid sequence MTIERRGRCAGTREGHVPTDVMRPHSKANTHIRYTVNHELNSSFGMTIAVSNDQERTVRVTQKGLTLVVVNRLHGLLGYDVVSHSMAMTNANRELVSFSMYKKSSPSSHGHGSSHSHSHTHGHSHTSHSKVHTHGDVLTTL; translated from the exons ATGACCATCGAGCGGCGCGGGCGCTGTGCAGGCACCCGTGAAGGCCATGTGCCGACCGACGTCATGCGACCACATTCAAAAGCAAACACACACATACGCTACACCGTCAACCAC GAGCTAAACTCATCATTCGGGATGACAATCGCAGTCTCCAACGACCAAGAACGCACCGTGCGGGTCACGCAAAAGGGCCTGACACTTGTCGTCGTCAACAGACTCCATGGCTTACTCGGCTACGACGTTGTTTCCCATTCTATGGCAATGACGAACGCCAATAGAGAGCTGGTATCCTTCTCCATGTACAAGAAGTCGAGCCCGAGTAGTCACGGCCATGGCTCCAGTCATAGTCACAGTCACACGCATGGACATAGTCACACGTCGCATAGCAAAGTGCATACGCACGGCGATGTGCTCACTACGCTTTAA
- the LOC106135131 gene encoding dual 3',5'-cyclic-AMP and -GMP phosphodiesterase 11 isoform X2, producing the protein MPYIMVMGSLSAPHLSKDEGATVYGLKSEERATLVRELNSSFGMTIAVSNDQERTVRVTQKGLTLVVVNRLHGLLGYDVVSHSMAMTNANRELVSFSMYKKSSPSSHGHGSSHSHSHTHGHSHTSHSKVHTHGDVLTTL; encoded by the exons ATGCCTTATATCATGGTGATGGGCAGTCTGAGCGCTCCACATTTATCAAAGGATGAAGGCGCGACTGTTTACGGGCTCAAGAGCGAGGAACGTGCCACTTTAGTgcgg GAGCTAAACTCATCATTCGGGATGACAATCGCAGTCTCCAACGACCAAGAACGCACCGTGCGGGTCACGCAAAAGGGCCTGACACTTGTCGTCGTCAACAGACTCCATGGCTTACTCGGCTACGACGTTGTTTCCCATTCTATGGCAATGACGAACGCCAATAGAGAGCTGGTATCCTTCTCCATGTACAAGAAGTCGAGCCCGAGTAGTCACGGCCATGGCTCCAGTCATAGTCACAGTCACACGCATGGACATAGTCACACGTCGCATAGCAAAGTGCATACGCACGGCGATGTGCTCACTACGCTTTAA